The Coleofasciculaceae cyanobacterium genome has a window encoding:
- a CDS encoding helix-turn-helix domain-containing protein: MIRQAQKVRIYPTDEQKQQLAGAMGCSRWWWNFALN; encoded by the coding sequence ATGATTAGACAAGCACAGAAAGTACGAATTTATCCGACTGACGAGCAAAAGCAGCAACTAGCAGGTGCTATGGGTTGTTCTCGCTGGTGGTGGAATTTTGCTCTCAATAA